The DNA sequence TATGGATCAAGTACTGCTCAGACTACCTTACACACACTGTTACCTGGACGACATCCTCATCAGTGGTCCTGATGAACAGACTCACCTTAAAGCACTGGATTCAGTCCTAGGCAGGCTAGAGGAGTATGGCCTGCATCTCAAACAAGAGAAGTGCCAGTTTTTCCAGGAGTCTGTGAAATACTTGGGCCACATCATTGACGCGGCCGGGCTCCACAAATCACCGGAGAAGGTACGTGCTATTGTGGAAGCATCAGCACCACGTGATGTCAGCCGTTCGTTCCTGGGAATGCTGAACTATTATGGACGCTTCATTCCTAATGTATCCACTGTCCTTAAACCATTAAATGAACTGCTAAACAAAGGGAAGCAATGGCAGTGGACAGTAGACTGTGAATCAGCTTTCCAGAAAGCAAAAGCACTCCTAGTATCACAGGAAGTATTAACGCACTACAATCCTGAGCTGCCCCTTCGCCTTGCGTGCCATGCTTCACCATATGGGGTCGGAGCTGTGCTCTCGCACGCTATGCCTGATGGAGAGGAACGACCTATAGCTTATGCTTCACGAACACTCAGTAAGGCAGAACAAAACTATGcccagatagagagggaggcgCTAGCGATAGTCTTTGGAGTTCGCAAGTTCCATCAGTACCTCTATGGTAACAAGTTTACCCTACTCACTGACCATCGCCCGCTGACCTCCATCCTGAGTCCAGTGAAAAGTACACCATCAATGGCTGCAGCCCGAATGCAGCGCTGGGCACTCCTCCTATCAGCGCATGAGTATATCATCGAATACCGTAAGGGTGCACTACATGCAAATGCAGATGGACTTTCACGCTTACCACTCTCCCACACTCATAAAGAGAAGCTAGGCGCAGTAGAGGTGTTCTACACCTCTCAGTTGGACACACTACCAGTCAGTAACACCGAGATCAAACGTGAGACCCTGTCTGACTCCACTTTATCTCGTGTCCAGGAAATTGTCTCCACTGGTCGTTGTCCATCTGCAAAGGATGCCGACGAAGAGCTGTCGCCCTATCTGTTGCGCCGGCATGACCTCACCATACAACAGGGATGCCTCATGTGGGGTATGAGAGTGATTGTGCCTCCTAAACTGCGCCCCCGGGTTCTGAAAGAGCTCCACTCAGCACATCCAGGAGTAGTGAGGATGAAGAGCTTGGCACGCAGTTATGTGTGGTGGCCCGGCGTCGACTCTCAAATTGAGCTTCACGCCAAATCCTGCCCCCCGTGTCAGAGCATACAAAAAGCACCTGGGTTAGCTCCTCTACACCCTTGGATGTGGCCATCCAGTCCTTGGGAAAGGATACATGTGGACTTTGCGGGTCCATTCGAAGGTCATATGTACCTGATCACTGTGGACGCCCATTCCAAGTGGCCTGAGGTGCATATCATGGACAGCACCACAGCCAGCAAGACCATACAAGTGCTCAGGGGACTTTTGAGTCGCCATGGAATTCCGCACATCCTTGTGAGCGACAATGGACCTCAGTTCTGTTCTGAAGAATTCAGTGCCTTCCTGAAGTCCAATGGAGTCAAACACACCCGCTCAGCGCCGTACCATCCTGCTACCAATGGCTTGGCAGAGCGTTTTGTGCGCACATTCAAACAGGCCTTAAAATCATCTAAGGGCACCGGGATGGTGCAACAACGCCTTGATACGTTCCTGCTGGCATACCGCAACATCCCCCACACCACAACAACGGAAACGCCAGCCATGTTGTTCCTTGGACGCAGGCTGCGTTCTCGTCTGGATTTCCTGAAACCCAATATTGCTGGAACAGTGCACAGATCACAGGATGCCCAACAACAACGCCGCCACCAACACTCAAAGGACAGGCAGTTTGATGTTGGGGAGCCAGTCCGTGTGCGGGACTataggaagggggaggagaagtgGACACAAGGTATTGTTGTGGAAAAGACAGGTCCAGTATCGTACAGGATAAATGTGGGAGTACCAGGGGTATGGAAACGCCATGTGGATCAGATGCTGACACGCCCCGATCCAGAGCTGCAGCAGACTGCAGTGAACCTTCCAGTACCAGAGGACTTACCCCCGAGTGATATCTGCACCACACTCCACTCTAATACACCTCACACACAGGAGCCTGACTGTCAAATTTCTCAGCACACACAATCTCCACACCAGTCCACTGACTCACCACAGACTGTGCTAACCGGTACTCCGGTAACAGAGACAATGAGACGCTATCCTGTGAGGATTACTAAACCGCCCGTACGTTACGGTGCGGAGTGACCACATTGTTTATTGTAATATAATGTTCTGAGACATATTGTTTGCAGTATAAGAAGACATCCCCTCATTATTATTTGatgtaaaaaaaaggaaagctaTAATCTTTTCTGTTGTGTTAAA is a window from the Gadus chalcogrammus isolate NIFS_2021 chromosome 8, NIFS_Gcha_1.0, whole genome shotgun sequence genome containing:
- the LOC130387933 gene encoding uncharacterized protein K02A2.6-like, with the translated sequence MDQVLLRLPYTHCYLDDILISGPDEQTHLKALDSVLGRLEEYGLHLKQEKCQFFQESVKYLGHIIDAAGLHKSPEKIEREALAIVFGVRKFHQYLYGNKFTLLTDHRPLTSILSPVKSTPSMAAARMQRWALLLSAHEYIIEYRKGALHANADGLSRLPLSHTHKEKLGAVEVFYTSQLDTLPVSNTEIKRETLSDSTLSRVQEIVSTGRCPSAKDADEELSPYLLRRHDLTIQQGCLMWGMRVIVPPKLRPRVLKELHSAHPGVVRMKSLARSYVWWPGVDSQIELHAKSCPPCQSIQKAPGLAPLHPWMWPSSPWERIHVDFAGPFEGHMYLITVDAHSKWPEVHIMDSTTASKTIQVLRGLLSRHGIPHILVSDNGPQFCSEEFSAFLKSNGVKHTRSAPYHPATNGLAERFVRTFKQALKSSKGTGMVQQRLDTFLLAYRNIPHTTTTETPAMLFLGRRLRSRLDFLKPNIAGTVHRSQDAQQQRRHQHSKDRQFDVGEPVRVRDYRKGEEKWTQGIVVEKTGPVSYRINVGVPGVWKRHVDQMLTRPDPELQQTAVNLPVPEDLPPSDICTTLHSNTPHTQEPDCQISQHTQSPHQSTDSPQTVLTGTPVTETMRRYPVRITKPPVRYGAE